In Tsukamurella tyrosinosolvens, the genomic window ATCGGTGAGGTCGCCCGCAAGATGGGCGCCACCGTCGCCTGCAACGCCGACGCCGAGGCGCTCCTCACGCGCGGTGAGCTCGTCGCCGTGTGGCCCGAGGGCTTCAAGGGCATCGGCAAGCTCTACCGCGACCGCTACAAGCTGCAGCGCTTCGGCCGCGGCGGCTTCGTGACCGCGGCGATCCGCGCCGGCGTCCCGATCATCCCGGTGTCCATCGTGGGCGCCGAGGAGATCTACCCGATGCTGGCCGACGTCAAGCCCGTCGCCCGGTTGCTGGGCCTGCCCTACGCGCCGATCACGCCGCTGTTCCCGTGGCTCGGCCCGCTGGGCATGGTGCCGCTGCCGTCGAAGTGGCACATCGAGTTCGGCGAGCCCATCGCGACCGACCGCTTCACCGAGGCCGACGCCGACGACCCCATGGTCGTCTTCGAGCTCACCGACAACGTCCGCGAGACCATCCAGCAGTCCCTCTACCGCATCCTCGCGCGCCGGAAGAACATCTTCCAGGACTTCTGAGCGTCGGGCACCGTCGGTCCGGTCCGGCGGGGCAGGGCGGCAGGGGTGCCCACGTCGGGCTGTCGGCTCGTCGGGTTCGCGCGGCGCCAGTACTGCTTCGTGTTCGTCCCCCGCGCGGCGCCGAAAGGCGACTCCGACGTTCGTTCCCCCATGAGACGCCGCTCGTGCGGTGGGGGAGCGGCCGTCCCCCACGCGGCGCCGATTCCCCCACCGGACGCCGGCTCTCCCTCGCTCCACGCCGATTCCCCCACGGCACACCGGCTACCGCCGGAGTTGCCTGCGGTTTCGCCGGAGGCGACCTGCGATTTGGTCGCCGAATCCGCTAACAATCGCCGGTCCGGCGGCCGTCTCTCCGAACGGCGAGCCATCACCCGGCGGCGAACTGGCGTTATTCAGTATCTGTATGGGCATCGCGCGATGACACCAACCGCGATGGCGGGCACCGTCGAACTCGAGGGACTAGTCGTCGCTGAAGTGCTTGATCAGCGCGGCGGCGCCGCCGACGGCGACGCCGACGCCGATGGCGGTGGGGACGCCGATCTTGGCGGCCTTGCGGCCGGTGCGGTAGTCGCGGATCTCCCAGCCCCGCACGCGCGCGACGTCGCGCAGGTCGGAGTCCGGGTTGATGGCGACGGCGGTGCCCACCAGGGAGAGCATCGGCACGTCGTTGTGCGAGTCGCTGTAGGCGGTGCAGCGCTTGAGATTCAGGCCCTCGCGGATCGCCAGCGACCGGACGGCGTGCGCCTTGCCCAGGCCGTGCAGGATGTCGCCGACGAGCTTGCCGGTGAACACCCCGTCCTGCGACTCCGCGACGGTGCCGAGCGCGCCGGTGAGCCCGAGCCGGTCGGCGATGGTCTGCGCCAGCTCGACGGGGGTGGCGGTCACCAGCCACACCTGCTGGCCGGCGTCGAGGTGCATCTGCGCCAGCGCACGCGTGCCCGGCCAGATCTTGTCGGCGATGATCTCGTCGTAGATCTCCTCGCCGACGGCCTTGAGTTCCTCGGTGGACCGGCCGGCGATGAACGACAGCGCCTTCTCGCGCCCGGCGGCGACGTCCTCGCTGTTCTCCTTGCCCGTGAGCCGGAACTTGGCCTGTGCCCACACGGCCGAGGCCAGGTCGGAGTAGGAGAAGTAGTTGCGCGCGGCGAGGCCGCGGGCGAAGTGCACGATCGACGCGCCCTGCACCATCGTGTTGTCGACGTCGAAGAAGGCGGCGGCGGTGAGGTCCGGCGGCACCTGGCCGTCCTCGCGGCCCTCCTTCTCGAGCAGCAGCGAATGGGCGGCGTCAGCGCTCGCCTCGCCCGCCGCGCTCTGCCGTTGTTCGTCGGCGCTGGCCTGGTCGGACAAGAACACCTCCCCACTCGCGTGATCCCACGTGCGTGATCTCCCCTCAACCTTAGCGGCGCGCGCCGCCCTCGGGGTGGGACACTCGGCACATGTCCGTGATCACGCTGCTCACCAGGGAGGGGTGCGGGATGTGCGCCCGCGCCCACGACGAGCTCACCGCACTCGTCGACGAACTCCGCGCCGCCGAACGCCCCGTCGACTACCGGCAGCTCGACGTCGACGCGCCCGGCAACACCGAGTACCGCGGCGAGTACGGCGACATGCTGCCGGTCGTCCTGCTCGACGGGGAACAGCACAGCTACTGGGAAGCGGACATTCCGCAGCTCCGGGCGGATATCCTCGGGTGAACGACCCTCGCGGGTGACGTGCCGTCACCTGCACGGGTGAGGTGAGGCTGTGCGCGTTTTCCCATTTCAGGGGATGCGGGGTACCGTGCCTTAACGGGAAACTACGGACTGTAGTTCACTCGTCATGATCTTCGAAGGAGCAGCGAGGGTGTCGGTTCTGCTGTTCGGCGCGTCGCACCGCAGCGCGCCGGTGTCGGTCCTCGAGAAACTGGCGATCACCGAGACCGATCGTCCCAAGGTGCTGGCGCAGCTCATGGAGTCGCCCCACATCGACGAGGTCATGGTCGTCACCACCTGCAACCGCGTCGAGATCTACGCCGTCGTCGAGGCCTTCCACCCCGCCCTGGAAGCCGTCTCCGACGTCCTGTCCGCCCGCTCCGGCCTCACCATCAACGAGCTCAGCAAGCACGCCTTCGTGCGCTACTCCGAGGCCGCCGTCCAGCACCTCTTCTCCGTGGCCTCGGGCCTCGATTCGATGGTCGTCGGCGAGCAGCAGATCCTCGGCCAGATCCGCGGCGCCTACGCCGCCTCCGACGAGCACCAGGTCGCGGGCCGCGTGGTCCACGACCTCGCGCAGCGCGCCCTGCACGTGGGCAAGCGCGTGCACACCGACACCGGCATCGACAAGGCCGGCGCCTCCGTCGTCTCCGTCGCCCTCGACCGCGCGCAGGCCATCCTCGGCGCGCAGGGCGGCTCGCTGCAGCGCGCCGTCGTCGTGGGCGCGGGCGCCATGGGCGGCCTCGGCGTCGCGCACCTGGCCCGCGCCGGCGCCGTCGACGTCACCGTCGCCAACCGCACCGAGGACAAGGCGGCGCGGCTCGCGCAGGCCGCCCTCGACGCCGGGGTCGACGGTGCGCGGTCCGTCGCCATGGACGGCCTCGTGGCCGCCCTCGCCGCCGCCGACGTGCTCATCGCCTGCACGGGCGCCGTGGGCAGCGTCGTGAGCCTCGCCGACGTGCACTCCGCGCTGGCGCAGCGCACCGTCGGCACCGATCTCGTGGTGTGCGACCTGGGCCTGCCCCGGGACGTGGACCCGGCCGTCGCCGGGCTGCCGGGCGTGGCCGTCATCGACATCGACGCGCTTTCCCGCGAGCCGGGTACGCAGGCCGCCGAGGAGGACGCCGAGAAGGCCCGCCGGATCGTCTCCGACGAGCTCGCCGAGTACCTCTCCGCGCAGCGCTCCGCCGAGGTCACCCCGACCGTGACGGCGCTCCGCCGCCGCGCCGCCGAGGTGGTGGAAGCCGAACTGCTGCGGCTGGATTCGCGCCTCCCGAGCCTGGAGGGCACGGACCGGGACGAGGTGGCGCAGACGGTGCGCCGCGTCGTCGACAAGCTCCTGCACGCCCCGACGGTGCGCGTCAAACAACTGGCCGCCACCCCGGGGGGCGACTCCTACGCGGAGGCGCTGCGCGAGCTCTTCGAACTCAAGCCGGGCGCCACGGGCGCCGTCTCCGCGACCGAAGGATCCGACGACCGAAGTGTCTGAAGTGACCACGCCATCCGTTCCGAACCCCATCCGCATCGGCACCCGCGGCTCGCTGCTGGCGACCACGCAGGCCGGCACCGTGCGCGACGCGCTGATCGCGGCGGGGCACCCCGCCGAGCTGGTCATCGTGACCACGCCGGGCGACCTGAGCTCCGATCCGGTCGAGAAGATCGGCGTCGGCGTCTTCACCTCCGCGCTGCGCGACGCGCTCGCGAACGACGAGGTCGACGTGGCCGTGCACTCGTACAAGGACCTGCCCACCGCGCCCGACGACCGGCTCTCGATGCCCGCCGTGCCGCCCCGCGAGGACTCGCGCGACGCCCTCGTGGCGCGCGACGGCCTGGTCCTGGGGGAGCTGCCGGCGGGATCCGTGGTCGGTACCTCCAGCCCGCGGCGAGCCACACAGCTTAACGCACTGGGTCTTGGTTTGGAAATCCGCCCCCTACGAGGCAACCTTGACTCTCGGTTACGCAAAGTAGCGGACGGCGAACTCGACGCGATCGTGGTCGCCCTCGCCGGACTCAAGCGGATCGGTCGCCACAACGAGGTGACGGAGGCGCTGGATCCGGTGCAGATGCTGCCGGCGCCCGCACAGGGCGCACTCGCGGTGGAGTGCCGACGCGACGATGCGGAACTGCATTCCGTGCTCTCCGGCCTGGACGATCCGGTCACGCGCGCGGCGGTCACCGCCGAGCGCGCCCTCCTCGCCGAGCTGGAGGCCGGGTGTACCGCACCCGTCGGTGCGATCGCGGAAGTCGTCGAGTCCCTCGACGACGACGGTCGGATCTTCGAGGAGCTGTCGTTGCGCGGCATCGCGCTCGCGGCGGACGGCTCCGATTCGGTCCGCGCCTCCGTGGTCGGCCCGGTGGGCGACGCCGGCGCGCTGGGCATCGCGCTGGCACGGGAGCTGCTCGACCTGGGCGCACGCGACCTGCTCGCGTAGCACCCGCAACTACTGGGAGCCGATACATGAGCCGCACTGCACAGTCCGCGAAGGCCGACACGGCAGCCGACACCGACACGGTGTCCGCGCGCGTCGCCGCGAAGACGAACAAGCCCGCCCGGGGCCGGGCGGTGGCACCGGGCCGCATCACCTTCGTGGGATCCGGCCCGGGAGATCCGGGGCTCCTCACCCTGCGCGCAGAGCAGACTATCGCGGGCGCCCGGACGGTCTACACCGACCCCGACGTTCCGCAGACCGTCGTCGACATGGTGGGCACCGCGCTGCCGGCCGAGCCCGTCGAGGCCGACGAGGACGCCGCCGACGGCACCGCCGCCAAGGGCCGCAAGGGCGAGCCCGCCGTGCGCAACCCCGCCACCGTCGCGCCCGCGCTCGGCGAGCCCGCCGAGGTCGCCAAGACCCTGCTGGCGCAGGCCCGCCACGGCCTCGACGTCGTGCGCCTCGTCGCCGGTGACCCGCTGTCGTCCGACGCGGTGCTGGCCGAGGTCAACGCCGTCGCCCGCACGCAGATCGCCTTCGAGATCGTTCCGGGCCTGGCGCCCGCGACGGCCGTCCCCACCTACGCCGGCATGGCGCTGGGCTCGGCGCACACCGAGGCCGACGTGCGCGGCGAGGTCGACTGGGCGGCGCTGGCCGCGGCCCCGTCGCCCCTGGTCCTGAGCGCGACCGCCGAGCACCTCGCCGACACCGCCTCCGCGCTGGTCGAGAACGGCCTCGCGCCGCAGACCCCGGTGGCCGTGACCGCGCAGGGCTCGACCTGCAAGCAGAAGACCGTCGAGGCCACCCTGGCCACGCTGAACGAGGCCGGCGCGGGCCTGCCCGGCCCGCTCGTGGTCACCGTCGGCAAGGTCGTGGGCCAGCGGAACAAGCTCTCCTGGTGGGAGTCGCGCGCGCTGTACGGCTGGACCGTGCTCGTGCCCCGCACCAAGGACCAGGCCGCCGAGATGTCGAACCGGCTGCGCGCCCACGGGTCCATCCCGATGGAGGTCCCGACCATCGCCGTCGAGCCGCCCCGCAGCCCCGCGCAGATGGAGCGCGCGGTCAAGGGCCTCGTCGACGGCCGCTACCAGTGGGTGGTCTTCACCTCCACGAACGCCGTGCGCGCCGTGTGGGAGAAGTTCATCGAGTTCGGCCTGGACGCCCGCGCCTTCTCCGGCGTGAAGATCGCCTGCGTCGGCGAGCAGACCGCCGCCAAGGTCCGCGCCTTCGGCATCGAGCCGGAGCTGCTGCCCACGGGCGAGCAGTCCAGCCTGGGCATGCTCGAGGTCTTCCCGCCCTTCGACGACGTCTTCGACCCGGTCAACCGCGTCCTGCTGCCGCGCGCCGACATCGCCACCGAGACGCTCGCCGAGGGCCTGCGCGACCGTGGCTGGGAGATCGACGACGTGACCGCGTACCGCACGGTGCGCGCCGCGCCGCCGCCCGCCTCGACCCGCGAGATGATCAAGTCCGGCGACTTCGACGCGGTCTGCTTCACCTCCAGCTCGACGGTGCGCAACCTGGTCGGCATCGCCGGCAAGCCGCACGCCCGCACCATCGTCGCGTGCATCGGCCCGAAGACGGCCGAGACCGCGATCGAGTTCGGCCTGCGGGTGGACGTGCAGCCGGAGACCGCGTCGGTGGAGGACCTCGTCGAGGCCCTCGCCGCGCACGCCTCCCGGCTCCGCGCGGAGGGCGCGCTGCCCCCGCCGCGGAAGAAGCCGCGCCGCTCGCGCTCGTAGACTGGGCGGCATGAGTTTTCCTCACGTCCGTCCCCGCAGGCTGCGCAGCACGCCCGCCGTCCGGCGGCTCGTCGCCGAGGTGTCGGTGGAGCCGCGGCAGCTGGTGCTGCCGATGTTCGTGCGCGACGGGATCGACGCGCCGCTGCCGATCTCGTCGATGCCGGGCGTCGTCCAGCACACGCTCGATTCGCTGCGCGCCGCCGCGGAGGAGGCCGTGCGCGAGGGTGTCGGCGGGATCATGCTGTTCGGCGTCCCCGACGACGCCGACAAGGACGCCGAGGGCAGCGCGTCGTGGAATCCCGACGGGGTGCTCAACCGCGGCCTGCGGGCCCTGCGGGACGACCTGGGCGACGCGACGGTCATCATGGCGGACACGTGCTTGGACGAGTTCACCTCGCACGGCCACTGCGGCGTGCTCGACGGTGCCGGGCGCGTCGATAACGACGCCACCCTGGAGCGGTACGCCCTCATGGGCGTCGCGCAGGCCGACGCGGGCGCGCACATGCTGGGACCGTCGGGGATGATGGACGGCCAGATCGGGGTGCTGCGCTCCGCGCTGGATTCCGCCGGCCACCAGGACGTCTCGCTGCTCGCCTACACCGCGAAGTACGCCTCGCCCTTCTACGGCCCGTTCCGTGAGGCCGTCGGCTCGTCGCTGCAGGGCGACCGCCGGACGTACCAGCAGGACGCCGCGAACCGGCGGGAGTCGCTGCGCGAGCTGGAGCTCGACATCGCGGAGGGCGCCGACATTGTGATGGTCAAGCCCGCCATGAGCTACCTCGACGTGCTGGCCGACGTGGCCGCTGCCTCGCCGGTCCCCGTTGCCGCGTACCAGATCTCGGGGGAGTACTCGATGATCACCGCCGCGGCGCAGAACGGCTGGATCGACCGCGACGCCGCGATCCGCGAGTCGCTGCTGTCGATCCGCCGCGCGGGTGCCGACATCGTGCTGACCTACTGGGCCACCGAGGCCGCCACCTGGCTGCAGAGGGGTACGTGGTGAGCATGCACCACCAGGGCCCCGTCTGGCCCGGTCCCGGCCCGCAGCCGCCCACGTGGCCCGCGCCGCCGCCCGTGCCGAAGCCCGAGCGCGGGCCCCGGCCCGACGACGTGAAGCTGTCCGTGCAGCTGTGGATCTTCGTGATCATCACCTCGGCGATCTCCCGCGTCGCGCAGGCGTTCTCGACTCGCGGCTCCGACGAGCTGCGCGAGCAGTTCGACCGGATGCGCGAGGGCGACGGCATCATCGCGCGGACCTCCCGGGAGCAGTACAAGACCTTCGAGCAGTACGACACCACGACCTTCGTGCTCGCCATCGTCATGGTGGTCGTGGGCGTCGCGATCGCGGCCGGCCTCGTCTACTTCCTGTGGCGCGGGCAGAACTGGGCGCGGCTGGTGCTGCAGTTCGTCGCCGCGTTCGTGCTGGTGCAGGGCGTGCTCGCCTTCTTCTCCGGCAACGCCACGATCGCGGTGCCGGCCATCCTCGCGGCGATCGCCGTGGTGGGGGCGATCATCTGCGCGAACAGCCGGGACTCGCTCGCCTACGTCAGTCCGGGCTCCGCGGCGGCGCGCCGGTGACCGCGCCCGTGGCACCGCTCTACGCCGAGCGGGGGCTGTCGCGCGTCTGGCTGCTGATCGTGCCGGTCGCGACCGTGGCGATGATCCTCACCCAGTGGCTGCTCGCCGGCCGCACCTCCGAGTGGTGGATCTGGCTGCTGCTGGGCCTCGCCACGCAGGGCTTCGTGTGGCTGCAGGTCACGGCGGGCCGCACCCACGTCTCGATGGCGATCACGCCCGAGGAGCTGCGCTGCGGCGAGGAGACGATCCCCGTCGCCGAGATCGCGCGGATCCTGCCCGGCAAGGCCCCCGACCATCCGCGCAAGGCCAAGCCGGAGGACTTCCCGGCCTGGTCCAGCGCGCGGGCGATGGGGCGGCTGCGGACGGTGCCGAGGCGCCGGTACGGCATGGGCATCCAGCTCGCCGACGGCTCGACCGTGCAGGCCTGGGCGCGCAACGACTACGCGCTGCGCGCGGCCCTCGAGCCGCTGCTCGCGGCGCGATCCGGGAACTGATCCTCAGCCGATGAGGGCGGCGGCCGTGCGCTCGATCTGCGCCGCCGCCTCGTCGACGGTGCCGCGCGGCCCCAGCAGGTGACTCACGGTGAGCCGCACGAAGACCTCGACCGTCGCGTCGTCGACGGCGGCACCGTCCGGCCGGGCGTCGAGCGCCGCGCGCACCGCCCCGATGGCACGGCCGAGCACGGGTTCCGGGTCGGTGGTGAGGAGCGGCAGTAGCTCGGCGCCCGCGCCGGGGACGCCGGCCAGGATCGACTTGAGCAGCGTGTTGTCGGCGCCGTGCACGAGCGCGGCCCGCGCCCCCGCGCCGAGTCCCGCGACGGTCGTCCCGGCGGCCGTGATCGCGGCGGTCACGGCGTCGAGGTAGCGGTCCGCGTCGCGCTGGATCAGCGCCGTGGCGAGGTCCTGCTTGGCGCCGAGTTCCTTGTACAGCGCGGTGCGGCTCACGCCGACGCGCTTGGCGATGAGCGACATGTTCACCGCGTCCCAGCCCTGCGCGACGACCAGCTCGCGGGCCGCGTCGAGGGCCCGGTCGCGCAGGAGCAGGCGCACCTCGGCCTGGAAGTTCGGCTGCGTCACCTCGCCCACGGTACAGGTCGCCGATTCCGTCCCGATGGTTGACAACATGGCCATAGTTGTAATCAACTAGGACATGAAGGTGAGTTGTGTCACCCCGCCTCAGCCCGGTGCGGAGCGCTCACCCGAAGGGAGAACGCCATGCCTGCGACCGACTACGACGTCCTGGTGATCGGATCCGGCTTCGGCGGGTCCGTCACCGCCCTGCGCCTCACGGAGAAGGGCTACCGCGTGGGCGTCCTCGAGGCCGGCCGCCGGTTCGCCGACGAGGACTTCGCGAAGACCAGCTGGGACCTGCGGAGGTTCGTCTGGATGCCGGCGCTGGGCCTGTACGGCATCCAGCGCATCCACATGCTCCGCGACTGCCTCATCCTGGCCGGCGCGGGCGTGGGCGGCGGCTCGCTGAACTACGCCAACACGCTGTACAAGCCGCCGGCCTCGTTCTTCGCCGACGAGCAGTGGGCCGGCATCACCGACTGGTTCGACGAGCTCTCGCCGTTCTACGACCAGGGCCGCCGCATGCTGGGCGTCGTCCAGAACCCGCACATGACCCCGGCCGACGAGATCGTCAAGCAGGTCGCCGACGACATGGGCGCCGGCGAGACCTTCATCCAGACCCCGGTCGGCGTCTACTTCGGCGAGCCCGGGAAGACGGTGCCCGACCCCTTCTTCGGCGGCGCGGGCCCCGACCGCACCGGCTGCATCGAGTGCGGCGAGTGCATGACCGGCTGCCGCCACGGCGCGAAGAACACGCTGGTCAAGAACTACCTCGGGCTCGCGGAGCGGGCCGGGGCGCAGGTGCACCCGCTCACCACCGTGACCGACGTCCAGCAGCGCGGCGACGGCACCTGGGAGGTCTCGACGGTCCGCTCCGGCGCGAAGCTCCGCAAGCGCCGCCGCACCTATACCGCGCAGCACGTGGTGTTCGCCGCCGGCACCTGGGGCACGCAACAGCTGCTGCACCGGCTCCGGGACAACGGCTCGCTGCCGGGGCTGTCCGATCGGGTGGGTGTGCTCACCCGCACCAACTCCGAGTCGATCCTCTCCGCGGTGCGGATGACCGTCGACAAGGAGCTCGACCTCACCCGCGGCGTCGCGATCACGTCGTCGTTCCATCCGAGCGGCGACACCCACGTCGAGCCGGTGCGTTACGGCAAGGGCTCCAACGCGATGGGGATGCTGCAGACCCTGATGACCGACGGCGGCGGCCGCACCCCGCGCTGGCTGCGGTTCCTCGGCACCGTCGTGCGGCATCCGCTGGCCTTCCTGCGCGTGCTGCTCGTGGGCGGCTGGAGCGAGCGCACCATCATCGCCCTGGTCATGCAGAACCTCGACAACTCGATCACCACGTTCACCAGGCGCGGCCTGTTCGGCCGGAAGATGTCGAGCCGCCAGGGCCACGGCGAGCCGAACCCCACCTGGATCCCGCTGGGCAACGAGGCGACGCGGCGCATCGCCGACAAGATCGGCGGCGCCCCCGCGGGCACCTGGGGCGAGGTCTTCAACATCCCCATGACCGCGCATTTCCTGGGCGGCTGCGCGATCGGCGCGGACCGGTCCACCGGCGTCATCGACGCCTACCACCGCGTCCACGGCTACCCGACGCTCAGCGTGGTCGACGGCTCTGCCGTCTCCGCGAACCTCGGCGTGAACCCGTCGCTGACGATCACCGCGCAGGCGGAACGGGCCGCGGCGCTGTGGCCGAACAAGGGCGAGGTCGATCAGCGCGCCCCGCAGGGCGAGCCCTACCGCCGCATCGCCCCCGTCGCGCCGCAGCACCCGGTGGTGCCCGCCACGGCCCCGGGCGCCCTGCGCCTGCCGCTGTACGTGGTCTGAGTTCCGAACGTAGACTCCATCGGGCCGGGGCGGCGATATTCCTCGCCCCGCCCTGATGGAGTGGAGTTTCAGATCCGCACCGCTCCGAGGTGTCGCCGGGAGCGCACCATGTCGGTGATGTCGGCGAACACGCTGTCCCAGCCGAACATGACGTCGGCGTAGTCGATACGCAGGACGTGGTAGCCGCCGACGGTCGACTCCGGTCGCGCCGCGCGTCCTCTCTGCGCTGGTGCGCGTCGTTGTGGAATCCCGTGCTGTCGCACTCGATGATCAGCCGGTCGCCGACGAGGAGATCCACCCGTCCCACCGTGGGAATCGTCACTTGGCTGCGCACGCGGATGTTCGCCGACCGGAGTCGATGGCGCGTCACGGACTCGGTGCCCGACTGCGCGGCCGGATCCAGGTCGCCGAGCAGCCGCTGGATCCGCAACGGTGCACCGTCGAAGACATCGCGAATCTCCTGCACGGTGTGCGGATCGGGCGATCGGAGAAGCGAATCCAGGACGGCCACGACGTAGTAGTCCTCATCGATGCAGTTGACGGCGCACTGCAGAGCGAGGTGCAGCGGATCGACCGCCCGCACCGAGGTGTTCAGCGAGACGTGGGCGCGACACCCCTTCTGTGTCCTGAGCGACGTGCGGCGGTGCGCGGGCCACCGCACATGGGTGCGCTTGGCGACCGGCGGTATCCAGATCTCGGGTGTGAGAGCCAGTGCCGAGAGGCAGGTCAGTGTCGCCCCGGCCTTGACCGCCGTGACGACCTCCGGGCTCGCAGTCGCGGTCCCGTACCAGCCGCGCCGGATCGGGATCAGCGCACCGGCCCGCACGAGCTCGACGACGTCGGCGGGATCGACGCCGAGCCCGACCAGGTGGCGGCGGCCCACGACGCCGCCGTTCTGCGCGGCGACCTCCGCGATCAGTTCGTTCATACTCAGAGCGTCGTCGCAGCCGACAGCGCTTCGGGCCCGAAAACCGCTCGCCTGTGGACGAAAAAGGTTTCGTACGCACACTTGTGGACGGAGCCGCTCCTGAAACTCCCATCGAGCGAGGTGGGGCGGCGCATATCGACGTCCCGCCGGGCTCGATTCGACGTTCGGAACGGCTATTGCCAGGCGGGTTGGGTGTCGCCGCGCAGGGCGGCGAGGCCGCGGCGCACCCGCTCGGTCTGCCGCGGCGACATGGTGGGCAGCGCCGCGGGGTGGAACCACGCGATCTCGAGCGACTCGTCGTCGGCGACGTGCGCCTCGCCGGCGACGTAGCGGCACAGGAACAGGAGCGTGAGGTACTGCGCGACATCGCCGTTCGGGTAGTGGACGGGCTCGTCGGTGCGGATCGCGAGCAGGTCGAGAACCTCCGCGTCGACGCCCGCCTCCTCACGGATCTCGCGGACGATGGCCTCGGCGGGCTGCTCACCGGGCTCGAGGATCCCCGCGATCGACGCCCACTCGCCGGTGTCCGCGCGACGGCCCAGCAGAACCTCGCCGGCCTCGTTGACGACCACCGCGGCGACACCGGGCAGCCACAGCAGGTCGGTGCC contains:
- a CDS encoding HAD family hydrolase, with protein sequence MFLSDQASADEQRQSAAGEASADAAHSLLLEKEGREDGQVPPDLTAAAFFDVDNTMVQGASIVHFARGLAARNYFSYSDLASAVWAQAKFRLTGKENSEDVAAGREKALSFIAGRSTEELKAVGEEIYDEIIADKIWPGTRALAQMHLDAGQQVWLVTATPVELAQTIADRLGLTGALGTVAESQDGVFTGKLVGDILHGLGKAHAVRSLAIREGLNLKRCTAYSDSHNDVPMLSLVGTAVAINPDSDLRDVARVRGWEIRDYRTGRKAAKIGVPTAIGVGVAVGGAAALIKHFSDD
- a CDS encoding glutaredoxin family protein, which codes for MSVITLLTREGCGMCARAHDELTALVDELRAAERPVDYRQLDVDAPGNTEYRGEYGDMLPVVLLDGEQHSYWEADIPQLRADILG
- a CDS encoding glutamyl-tRNA reductase, which produces MSVLLFGASHRSAPVSVLEKLAITETDRPKVLAQLMESPHIDEVMVVTTCNRVEIYAVVEAFHPALEAVSDVLSARSGLTINELSKHAFVRYSEAAVQHLFSVASGLDSMVVGEQQILGQIRGAYAASDEHQVAGRVVHDLAQRALHVGKRVHTDTGIDKAGASVVSVALDRAQAILGAQGGSLQRAVVVGAGAMGGLGVAHLARAGAVDVTVANRTEDKAARLAQAALDAGVDGARSVAMDGLVAALAAADVLIACTGAVGSVVSLADVHSALAQRTVGTDLVVCDLGLPRDVDPAVAGLPGVAVIDIDALSREPGTQAAEEDAEKARRIVSDELAEYLSAQRSAEVTPTVTALRRRAAEVVEAELLRLDSRLPSLEGTDRDEVAQTVRRVVDKLLHAPTVRVKQLAATPGGDSYAEALRELFELKPGATGAVSATEGSDDRSV
- the hemC gene encoding hydroxymethylbilane synthase, which translates into the protein MTTPSVPNPIRIGTRGSLLATTQAGTVRDALIAAGHPAELVIVTTPGDLSSDPVEKIGVGVFTSALRDALANDEVDVAVHSYKDLPTAPDDRLSMPAVPPREDSRDALVARDGLVLGELPAGSVVGTSSPRRATQLNALGLGLEIRPLRGNLDSRLRKVADGELDAIVVALAGLKRIGRHNEVTEALDPVQMLPAPAQGALAVECRRDDAELHSVLSGLDDPVTRAAVTAERALLAELEAGCTAPVGAIAEVVESLDDDGRIFEELSLRGIALAADGSDSVRASVVGPVGDAGALGIALARELLDLGARDLLA
- a CDS encoding uroporphyrinogen-III synthase, with translation MSRTAQSAKADTAADTDTVSARVAAKTNKPARGRAVAPGRITFVGSGPGDPGLLTLRAEQTIAGARTVYTDPDVPQTVVDMVGTALPAEPVEADEDAADGTAAKGRKGEPAVRNPATVAPALGEPAEVAKTLLAQARHGLDVVRLVAGDPLSSDAVLAEVNAVARTQIAFEIVPGLAPATAVPTYAGMALGSAHTEADVRGEVDWAALAAAPSPLVLSATAEHLADTASALVENGLAPQTPVAVTAQGSTCKQKTVEATLATLNEAGAGLPGPLVVTVGKVVGQRNKLSWWESRALYGWTVLVPRTKDQAAEMSNRLRAHGSIPMEVPTIAVEPPRSPAQMERAVKGLVDGRYQWVVFTSTNAVRAVWEKFIEFGLDARAFSGVKIACVGEQTAAKVRAFGIEPELLPTGEQSSLGMLEVFPPFDDVFDPVNRVLLPRADIATETLAEGLRDRGWEIDDVTAYRTVRAAPPPASTREMIKSGDFDAVCFTSSSTVRNLVGIAGKPHARTIVACIGPKTAETAIEFGLRVDVQPETASVEDLVEALAAHASRLRAEGALPPPRKKPRRSRS
- the hemB gene encoding porphobilinogen synthase, whose product is MSFPHVRPRRLRSTPAVRRLVAEVSVEPRQLVLPMFVRDGIDAPLPISSMPGVVQHTLDSLRAAAEEAVREGVGGIMLFGVPDDADKDAEGSASWNPDGVLNRGLRALRDDLGDATVIMADTCLDEFTSHGHCGVLDGAGRVDNDATLERYALMGVAQADAGAHMLGPSGMMDGQIGVLRSALDSAGHQDVSLLAYTAKYASPFYGPFREAVGSSLQGDRRTYQQDAANRRESLRELELDIAEGADIVMVKPAMSYLDVLADVAAASPVPVAAYQISGEYSMITAAAQNGWIDRDAAIRESLLSIRRAGADIVLTYWATEAATWLQRGTW
- a CDS encoding DUF3093 family protein, producing the protein MTAPVAPLYAERGLSRVWLLIVPVATVAMILTQWLLAGRTSEWWIWLLLGLATQGFVWLQVTAGRTHVSMAITPEELRCGEETIPVAEIARILPGKAPDHPRKAKPEDFPAWSSARAMGRLRTVPRRRYGMGIQLADGSTVQAWARNDYALRAALEPLLAARSGN
- a CDS encoding TetR/AcrR family transcriptional regulator, which codes for MTQPNFQAEVRLLLRDRALDAARELVVAQGWDAVNMSLIAKRVGVSRTALYKELGAKQDLATALIQRDADRYLDAVTAAITAAGTTVAGLGAGARAALVHGADNTLLKSILAGVPGAGAELLPLLTTDPEPVLGRAIGAVRAALDARPDGAAVDDATVEVFVRLTVSHLLGPRGTVDEAAAQIERTAAALIG
- a CDS encoding FAD-dependent oxidoreductase; protein product: MPATDYDVLVIGSGFGGSVTALRLTEKGYRVGVLEAGRRFADEDFAKTSWDLRRFVWMPALGLYGIQRIHMLRDCLILAGAGVGGGSLNYANTLYKPPASFFADEQWAGITDWFDELSPFYDQGRRMLGVVQNPHMTPADEIVKQVADDMGAGETFIQTPVGVYFGEPGKTVPDPFFGGAGPDRTGCIECGECMTGCRHGAKNTLVKNYLGLAERAGAQVHPLTTVTDVQQRGDGTWEVSTVRSGAKLRKRRRTYTAQHVVFAAGTWGTQQLLHRLRDNGSLPGLSDRVGVLTRTNSESILSAVRMTVDKELDLTRGVAITSSFHPSGDTHVEPVRYGKGSNAMGMLQTLMTDGGGRTPRWLRFLGTVVRHPLAFLRVLLVGGWSERTIIALVMQNLDNSITTFTRRGLFGRKMSSRQGHGEPNPTWIPLGNEATRRIADKIGGAPAGTWGEVFNIPMTAHFLGGCAIGADRSTGVIDAYHRVHGYPTLSVVDGSAVSANLGVNPSLTITAQAERAAALWPNKGEVDQRAPQGEPYRRIAPVAPQHPVVPATAPGALRLPLYVV